In one Rhopalosiphum padi isolate XX-2018 chromosome 3, ASM2088224v1, whole genome shotgun sequence genomic region, the following are encoded:
- the LOC132928029 gene encoding E3 ubiquitin-protein ligase TRIM33-like: MDNEMNVDSDSYRLLCSPLIYCSCCNDHGDRELINCTRCMRFYHYDCHIPSVDPELASPLIKRWRCTLCQDTLNIRLHANVLLNKDIKAYFVSGYSEQRIIEYILMVLYCLNEDSYHYRECLNIDMYPRYYEIVSDPISLNDIKWRLEYTTLYISFIELLKDINKVFTDGMFYYIEGDPYHESARQLQITFFRMLRIWLPKIDLTILQNP; this comes from the exons ATGGACAACGAAATGAATGTAGATTCag atTCGTATAGATTATTATGCTCACCTCTTATATACTGTTCATGTTGTAATGATCATGGTGATAgagaattaataaattgtactagATGTATGCGATTTTATCATTATGATTGCCATATTCCTTCAGTAGATCCAGAGCTTGCAAG TCCACTAATAAAAAGATGGAGGTGTACACTTTGTCAAGACACTTTAAACATTAGATTACATGCCAATGTCTTACTTAATAAAGATATTAAAGCTTATTTTGTTAGTGGTTATTCTGAACAAAGGatcattgaatatatattaatggtGTTATATTGTCTGAATGAAGACAGTTATCACTATCGTGAATGTTTGAATATTGATATG TATCCACGGTATTATGAAATAGTAAGTGATCCTATAtcattaaatgatataaaatggcGTTTAGAATATACTACACTGTATATATCATTCATCGAACTTCTTAAAGATATAAACAAAGTGTTTACAGAtggaatgttttattatatt GAGGGTGATCCATACCATGAATCTGCAAGACAACTTCAGATTACTTTCTTTCGAATGTTAAGGATATGGTTACCAAAAATTGACTTAACAATTCTACAAAATCCATAA
- the LOC132924693 gene encoding hexokinase type 2-like: protein MCFDEDTPPSPAVQVTIKDDCKSFILSNEQLTTLMKDMDKSIRNGLGKETNSSSVVKCYVTYVQDLPNGTERGKFLALDLGGTNFRVLLIELGDKNHFHMDFEIFKVPSQIQTGHGTELFDHIAKCLAEFVNKYNVDSKKALPLGFTFSFPLRQVGLTKGFLNSWTKGFNCSGVVGEDVVRLLKEAIKRRKDVQIDVCGILNDTTGTLMSCAWKTPNTKIGLIVGTGCNACYVEKVENVELFDGDKIKPHVIVNTEWGAFGDDGKLDAVRTKYDREIDEDSLNPGQQRFEKMISGMYMGEIVRLAIVDLANQNKLFEGKLSEQMKTKGAFCTSFVSDIESDIANYGNTWKVLSEMGINDPSLADCANVRYICECVSSRSAHLVSAGLAVILNKMDEKSVTIGVDGSVYRFHPFFHKLILEKTRQLTKADINFFLMGSGRGAALVAAVAVRDELPLVTNQELSK from the exons ATGTGTTTCGATGAAGACACTCCACCTTCGCCTGCCGTCCAAGTAACC ATCAAAGATGATtgcaaatcatttattttgtccAATGAACAATTGACTACTTTGATGAAAGATATGGATAAGTCCATCAGAAACGGTTTGGGCAAAGAAACCAATTCATCTTCTGTTGTTAAATGTTATGTCACTTATGTACAGGATTTACCTAATGGGACAG aaagAGGTAAATTCTTGGCTTTGGACTTGGGTGGTACTAACTTCCGTGTACTATTGATTGAATTGGGAGATAAAAACCACTTCCATATGGACtttgaaattttcaaagttCCCAGTCAGATCCAAACTGGCCATGGCAcagaa TTATTTGATCATATTGCTAAATGTCTAGCAGAATTTGTGAATAAGTACAACGTGGACAGCAAAAAGGCATTGCCGCTGGGCTTTACTTTTAGTTTTCCACTTAGACAAGTTGGACTAACAAAAGGATTTTTAAATAGCTGGACCAAAGGATTTAATTGTTCGGGAGTGGTTGGCGAAGACGTTGTCAGACTTCTTAAGGAAGCCATCAAGAGAAggaag GACGTACAGATTGACGTGTGTGGAATATTGAACGATACAACTGGTACACTCATGTCATGCGCTTGGAAGACTCCGAACACCAAAATTGGACTTATAGTTG GAACGGGATGTAACGCATGTTACGTTGAAAAGGTGGAGAACGTCGAACTTTTCGACGGCGACAAGATAAAACCGCACGTGATCGTGAACACCGAGTGGGGCGCATTCGGGGACGATGGGAAATTAGACGCCGTTCGCACAAAATACGATCGGGAAATCGATGAAGACTCGTTGAATCCAGGACAACAGAG ATTCGAGAAAATGATTAGCGGCATGTATATGGGCGAGATTGTGAGATTAGCCATCGTGGACTTGGCCAATCAAAACAAACTTTTCGAGGGAAAACTGTCTGAACAAATGAAGACCAAAGGAGCGTTTTGCACATCATTCGTATCAGATATTGAGAG TGATATTGCCAACTACGGAAATACGTGGAAAGTTCTAAGCGAGATGGGCATCAACGACCCATCGTTGGCCGATTGTGCCAATGTGCGATACATTTGCGAGTGTGTGTCCAGTCGTTCGGCGCATTTAGTGTCCGCTGGTCTGGCCGTGATTCTCAACAAAATGGATGAAAAATCTGTGACGATCGGTGTCGATGGTTCTGTTTACCGTTTCCATCCCTTTTTCCATAAACTCATACTGGAAAAGACTAGACAGCTGACTAAAGCCGACATCAAT ttttttctC ATGGGAAGTGGTCGTGGAGCCGCCCTCGTTGCTGCTGTAGCTGTCAGGGATGAATTACCTTTGGTGACAAATCaagaattatcaaaataa